The following proteins are encoded in a genomic region of Natrarchaeobius halalkaliphilus:
- a CDS encoding DUF7113 family protein, translated as MLIVRGSAGGTELTGTLYERGEQAPSFRGAPDEDAAYVWVCDEFYEVDSGGTTQLVDGREVHLAFESPMPRGFDTRPQAIECAKEHVRTQFARIGMDPADVEFDVEKSEIDSEE; from the coding sequence ATGCTCATCGTTCGCGGATCGGCGGGTGGGACCGAGCTCACTGGCACGCTCTACGAGCGTGGTGAACAGGCCCCGTCGTTCCGCGGTGCCCCGGACGAAGACGCCGCGTACGTCTGGGTCTGTGACGAATTCTACGAGGTCGACAGCGGAGGGACCACGCAGCTCGTCGACGGACGCGAAGTCCACCTCGCGTTCGAGTCCCCCATGCCACGCGGCTTCGATACGCGACCGCAGGCCATCGAGTGTGCCAAAGAACACGTTCGAACGCAGTTCGCCCGCATCGGAATGGACCCGGCAGACGTCGAATTCGACGTCGAAAAGAGCGAGATCGACTCCGAAGAGTGA
- a CDS encoding DNA double-strand break repair nuclease NurA: protein MTLDPVHYDGIAKLARRIDHGASERDRREFAETVWENFLDPLRSDARTVMEPVDEQGRRVVDCEDVALCDRKFPTQHGLDAGTINPTAFKNGLVIDIAQAAMSTTPSDLEIHRSRTTVMTVHSNDETMTVDENWGAFDEGYSRSRAVKIPPLPRFAEGVVHALALYLAESKHALEHAADVSDLLVLDGPLYPRGLLRWADQHPDLSDFLLEDPRPTTVLENYVRLVETLVEREIPLVGFVKNPATRLITRTVTNRRDVDVSVPWADDTALFTRLLERGEYVDDVDGERWERDTDALSYTNWFRSRGGVDRPLSIDGDALGVDRHLESDRYEVTFFVVYDPRDDLIYRVEAPYAFTRDPDTRERLTMQLLQDVAVAHGPPTIIEKADELARISRAEKRSLRETLETQFDTSRTRNYDDHRWEEL from the coding sequence ATGACACTCGATCCGGTCCACTACGACGGCATCGCGAAACTCGCGAGGCGGATCGATCACGGTGCCAGCGAACGGGACCGCCGCGAATTTGCCGAGACCGTCTGGGAAAACTTTCTCGACCCCCTCCGATCGGACGCTCGAACGGTGATGGAGCCGGTCGACGAGCAGGGCCGTCGAGTCGTCGACTGCGAGGACGTCGCACTGTGTGACCGAAAGTTCCCGACCCAGCACGGTCTCGACGCGGGGACGATCAATCCGACGGCGTTCAAAAACGGCCTCGTCATCGACATTGCCCAGGCCGCGATGAGCACGACGCCGAGTGACCTCGAGATACACCGGTCGCGGACGACGGTCATGACGGTTCACTCGAACGACGAGACGATGACGGTGGACGAGAACTGGGGAGCGTTCGACGAGGGGTACAGTCGAAGTCGAGCGGTGAAGATCCCGCCACTGCCCCGGTTTGCCGAGGGAGTCGTCCACGCGCTCGCGCTCTATCTCGCAGAGAGCAAACACGCACTCGAGCACGCGGCCGACGTCAGCGACCTTCTCGTCCTCGATGGACCGCTGTACCCGCGAGGGCTGCTCAGATGGGCCGATCAACACCCCGATCTGTCCGATTTTCTGCTCGAGGATCCGCGGCCGACGACGGTGCTCGAGAACTACGTTCGGCTGGTCGAGACGCTCGTCGAACGCGAGATACCTCTCGTGGGATTCGTCAAGAACCCGGCGACTCGGCTCATCACGCGGACCGTAACGAACAGACGGGACGTCGACGTCAGCGTGCCGTGGGCCGACGACACGGCGTTGTTCACTCGGCTGCTGGAGCGCGGGGAGTACGTCGACGACGTCGACGGCGAACGCTGGGAGCGCGACACCGATGCGCTGTCGTACACGAACTGGTTTCGCTCACGCGGTGGCGTCGATCGGCCGCTGTCGATCGATGGCGACGCGCTGGGAGTCGATCGCCATCTCGAGTCCGATCGGTACGAGGTGACGTTCTTCGTCGTGTACGATCCCCGAGACGATCTCATCTACCGGGTCGAGGCGCCGTACGCGTTCACTCGAGATCCCGATACTCGAGAGCGACTGACGATGCAACTGCTCCAGGACGTCGCGGTCGCCCACGGCCCGCCGACTATCATCGAAAAGGCGGACGAACTCGCACGGATCAGTCGAGCCGAAAAACGGTCCCTTCGGGAGACACTCGAAACGCAGTTCGACACGAGCCGAACGCGCAACTACGACGATCATCGCTGGGAGGAGCTGTAG
- a CDS encoding sensor histidine kinase: protein MNRDSRRATEPEATDQKRCERSFDVLSVDGPETRTRITEAFESRYRFQHVTSPSSIEEELEDGVDCLVVGDGLATDEACSVLEDVHESRSSPPVIYVSSSLDPAIGRALLEIERAEIVSKDGADSLTRTDVKRLQACLDEQYHRSISDVREVVLEVSRSLMGAASDETDIEIEWGLQLVGRQLDADRCLVFEYDEGVLEPTYCWDAPSRDADDDGASSGEPRPVGIAVVDEPSVDVPAIDAESFPGFDTLSQSFDPYAVPPEMDDEFDIEVPDDFVGSLGVDGSRNDEIDGQDPIEHPYFRARGLESILATPIVVDWELEGILLIEQRTKRPWPRSLRQQVQTVGELVGYTHDRDRRRRELARKNERLERFISVISHDLRNPLNILRGYADLIEETGDPSHATDVVVAAERMETMIDDLLTLARQDEDVREPDTVDLEETVRAAWNAVETEQSKLETGSIGPVDGNRSRLQQAFENLFRNAVEHAGPSVTVRVLETERGFAVEDDGPGIPSERRDRVFQEGHSSGDGTGLGLSIVAAVADAHGWTVTAGSADSGGARFEFRISQNETDRRSHDLTRSVGPLRDRS from the coding sequence ATGAACCGGGATTCTAGACGGGCAACTGAACCCGAAGCCACCGATCAGAAGCGGTGCGAACGATCGTTTGACGTCCTCTCCGTCGATGGTCCCGAAACCCGTACGCGGATCACCGAAGCGTTCGAGTCGCGCTACAGGTTCCAGCACGTCACCTCACCGAGTTCGATCGAGGAGGAACTCGAGGACGGTGTCGACTGCCTCGTCGTCGGCGATGGACTCGCCACGGACGAGGCGTGTTCCGTCCTCGAGGACGTACACGAGTCGCGGTCATCGCCCCCCGTTATTTACGTTTCCTCGTCGCTCGATCCGGCGATCGGCCGCGCCCTGCTCGAGATCGAACGCGCCGAGATCGTCTCGAAGGACGGAGCCGACTCGCTGACTCGTACAGATGTTAAGCGACTGCAGGCGTGTCTCGACGAACAGTACCACCGGTCGATTTCGGACGTTCGGGAGGTCGTTCTGGAGGTTTCGCGGTCGCTAATGGGCGCAGCATCGGACGAGACCGATATCGAGATCGAGTGGGGACTCCAACTGGTCGGACGACAGCTCGACGCGGATCGGTGTCTGGTATTCGAGTACGACGAGGGCGTTCTCGAGCCAACATACTGCTGGGATGCCCCCTCGAGAGACGCCGATGACGATGGGGCCAGCAGTGGCGAGCCTCGACCCGTCGGTATCGCCGTCGTCGACGAGCCGTCCGTGGACGTTCCGGCGATCGATGCCGAATCGTTTCCCGGGTTCGACACGCTGTCTCAGTCGTTCGATCCGTACGCCGTTCCACCGGAGATGGACGACGAGTTCGATATCGAAGTTCCCGACGATTTCGTCGGTAGCCTCGGCGTCGACGGTAGTCGAAACGACGAGATCGACGGACAAGACCCGATCGAACATCCGTACTTTCGAGCGCGCGGTCTCGAGTCCATACTCGCGACACCCATCGTCGTCGACTGGGAACTCGAGGGAATACTCCTTATCGAACAGCGAACCAAGCGACCGTGGCCGCGATCGCTTCGCCAGCAGGTTCAGACGGTCGGTGAACTCGTTGGCTACACGCACGATCGTGATCGTCGTCGACGGGAACTGGCTCGCAAGAACGAACGTCTCGAGCGATTCATCTCGGTCATCAGCCACGATCTCAGGAACCCGCTCAACATCCTTCGAGGCTATGCCGATCTGATCGAAGAAACCGGTGATCCGTCCCACGCAACTGACGTCGTCGTTGCAGCCGAGCGCATGGAGACGATGATCGACGATCTCCTGACGCTTGCCCGTCAGGACGAGGACGTCCGCGAACCCGACACGGTCGATCTCGAAGAGACGGTTCGAGCTGCCTGGAACGCGGTCGAAACAGAGCAATCGAAACTCGAAACGGGATCCATCGGACCCGTCGACGGTAATCGGAGTCGGCTTCAACAGGCGTTCGAGAACCTCTTTCGAAACGCTGTCGAACACGCCGGACCGTCGGTTACAGTCCGTGTCCTGGAAACGGAACGAGGATTTGCCGTCGAGGACGACGGTCCCGGAATTCCTTCCGAACGACGCGATCGAGTCTTTCAGGAGGGGCATTCGAGCGGGGACGGGACCGGGCTCGGTCTTTCGATCGTCGCGGCCGTCGCCGACGCACACGGCTGGACGGTGACGGCCGGCTCCGCCGACTCGGGTGGGGCACGATTCGAGTTCAGGATCAGTCAGAACGAAACCGATCGCCGGTCTCACGACCTCACTCGATCGGTTGGTCCCCTCCGAGATCGGTCGTGA
- the gpmI gene encoding 2,3-bisphosphoglycerate-independent phosphoglycerate mutase, with protein MDAALIVLDGWGLGTGEARDAVEAAETPTFDRLTRTGADGRLEVSGRRVGLPAGQMGNSEVGHLNIGAGRVVYQEYTRISDSIDDGSFRENEAITAALDATRENGGRAHFVGLVSDGGVHSDHEHLHALIELAADRDVSAVTHAITDGRDTSPTGGRDYLSTLEDVIGEQGTGDVATVSGRYYAMDRDQNWDRTKRAYDAIVARDANWTADSAVEAVEESYDRGETDEFVEPTLIRNGPRLRDGDSVIWFNFRSDRARQLTRMLADIRREDWATEFETSPPDTTVVMMTQYDATFDLPVAYPPNRPENVLGEALATDGKTQLRIAESEKYAHVTYFLNGGREVEFDGETRKIVESPDVPTYDVQPEMSAPEVTETAIDTIRSDDPDVLVLNYANPDMVGHTGDYEAAIEAVEAVDSQLGRLVDCLEDAGAHVLITADHGNADEMGTEDDPHTAHTYNDVPVVFLSPDGTDDDRSVRDGGTLADLAPTLLELIGLERPPEMTGEPLLE; from the coding sequence ATGGATGCAGCGCTGATCGTTCTCGACGGTTGGGGGCTCGGAACCGGCGAGGCACGGGACGCCGTCGAAGCGGCCGAGACACCGACGTTCGATCGTCTCACGAGAACCGGGGCTGACGGCAGACTCGAAGTCTCCGGACGACGCGTCGGCCTGCCGGCGGGACAGATGGGAAACAGCGAGGTCGGTCACCTCAACATCGGCGCGGGACGGGTCGTCTATCAGGAGTATACCCGGATTTCGGATTCGATCGACGACGGCTCCTTCCGGGAGAACGAGGCGATCACCGCGGCGCTGGACGCGACTCGCGAGAACGGCGGACGCGCCCACTTCGTGGGTCTGGTGAGCGACGGCGGCGTTCACTCCGACCACGAACACCTCCACGCACTGATCGAACTGGCCGCCGACCGAGACGTTTCCGCCGTCACTCACGCCATCACCGACGGTCGAGACACCTCCCCGACCGGTGGGCGGGACTATCTCTCGACACTCGAAGACGTGATCGGCGAGCAGGGGACGGGTGACGTCGCCACCGTTTCCGGCCGATACTACGCGATGGATCGGGATCAGAACTGGGATCGGACGAAACGGGCGTACGACGCGATCGTAGCTCGAGACGCAAACTGGACCGCCGATTCCGCGGTCGAGGCGGTCGAGGAATCGTACGATCGCGGCGAGACCGACGAGTTCGTCGAGCCGACGCTGATCCGGAACGGTCCGCGTCTTCGAGACGGCGACTCGGTCATCTGGTTCAACTTCCGGTCGGACCGGGCTCGCCAGCTCACTCGGATGCTCGCGGATATCCGCCGCGAAGACTGGGCCACCGAGTTCGAAACCAGCCCCCCCGATACGACGGTCGTGATGATGACCCAGTACGACGCGACGTTCGACCTGCCGGTCGCGTACCCTCCGAACCGGCCGGAAAACGTCCTCGGTGAAGCGCTCGCGACCGACGGCAAGACGCAGCTTCGGATCGCCGAGTCCGAAAAGTACGCCCACGTCACCTACTTCCTGAACGGCGGTCGCGAGGTCGAATTCGACGGCGAAACCAGAAAGATCGTGGAAAGCCCGGACGTTCCGACCTACGACGTACAGCCCGAGATGAGCGCACCCGAGGTCACAGAGACCGCGATCGATACGATTCGATCCGACGATCCCGACGTGCTCGTACTCAACTACGCGAACCCCGACATGGTCGGACACACCGGCGATTACGAAGCCGCGATCGAGGCCGTCGAGGCCGTCGATAGCCAGCTCGGTCGGCTCGTCGACTGTCTCGAGGACGCCGGCGCACACGTTCTCATCACCGCGGATCACGGAAACGCAGACGAGATGGGAACCGAAGACGACCCACACACCGCACACACGTACAACGACGTGCCGGTCGTCTTTCTCTCTCCCGACGGAACGGACGACGATCGATCAGTTCGCGACGGCGGCACGCTCGCGGATCTCGCGCCGACCTTGCTCGAATTGATCGGTCTCGAGCGCCCGCCGGAGATGACCGGCGAACCGTTGCTCGAGTGA